One genomic region from Quercus robur chromosome 4, dhQueRobu3.1, whole genome shotgun sequence encodes:
- the LOC126724151 gene encoding non-specific lipid transfer protein GPI-anchored 14-like: MAIALHLSTLILPFLLVLMSFMVSYTMADAAKDREECAQQLVGLATCLPYVGGQAKAPTPDCCSGLKQVLKDNKKCLCVIIRDRNDPELGLQINVTLALGLPSVCNAPANVSQCPALLHLDPNSPEAQVFYQLGRSSNQSDGSPAPSPSGGGSSASAKSEGTSGQDKNEGCYGQKRWFGIEIVIGGVLTWCFISSHLFI; this comes from the exons ATGGCAATAGCCTTACACTTGAGCACTTTGATACTTCCATTCCTATTAGTGCTAATGTCATTTATGGTTAGCTATACAATGGCAGATGCAGCCAAAGACAGAGAGGAGTGTGCACAACAACTAGTAGGACTGGCTACATGTCTGCCTTACGTTGGTGGTCAAGCAAAAGCACCTACACCAGACTGTTGTAGTGGTCTTAAACAAGTCCTAAAGGACAACAAGAAATGCTTGTGTGTCATCATCAGAGATCGTAATGATCCTGAATTAGGACTACAGATTAATGTTACACTTGCTTTGGGCCTGCCTTCTGTTTGCAATGCCCCTGCTAATGTCTCCCAGTGTCCTG CTCTTCTACACTTGGATCCTAATTCACCAGAAGCTCAAGTTTTCTACCAATTGGGAAGGAGTTCTAATCAAAGTGATGGTAGTCCTGCTCCTAGTCCTAGTG GTGGAGGGAGTTCCGCGAGTGCCAAAAGTGAGGGGACTAGTGGTCAGGACAAGAATGAAGGTTGTTATGGTCAAAAGAGATGGTTTGGAATAGAGATTGTTATTGGCGGGGTCTTAACATGGTGTTTCATTAGTTCACACTTGTTCATATAG